A genome region from Bemisia tabaci chromosome 3, PGI_BMITA_v3 includes the following:
- the Dera gene encoding deoxyribose-phosphate aldolase encodes MKDSELKVSGQPQKEGNPASSVLDHEVLKYSFVSPFGVKQRLRELRLISSHIKNELPWLILALECLDFTTLAGDDTPVNVRNLCRKASHPLSSFATHKWMNDLHWKRVAAVCVYPQRVPDAVQFFKECSIKNVGVASVATGFPTGQYPLESRLLEIKYAVEQGATEIDVVISRCLVLTDQWDALYHEISEMKKACGDAHMKTILAVGECDSYENIYKASLIAALAGSDFIKTSTGKETVNATLDVGIIMCRAIRTIYEVTGKKIGFKPAGGIKTSKDAIEWLSLVKCELGDEWLNPSLFRIGASSVLDDIVTSIIHRARPPAVEII; translated from the exons atgaaagacTCAGAGCTGAAGGTCTCAGGCCAACCGCAAAAAGAAGGGAATCCAGCATCATCAGTTCTAG ATCATGAGGTTTTGAAGTACTCTTTCGTGTCTCCTTTTGGTGTGAAACAGAGGCTGAGAGAACTACGTCTCATCTCCAGtcacataaaaaatgaattaccaTGGTTGATCCTTGCGCTAGAGTGCCTAGATTTTACAACTTTAGCAGGAGATGACACTCCTGTCAATGTCAGGAACCTGTGCCGCAAA GCCTCTCACCCTTTATCCAGCTTTGCTACTCATAAGTGGATGAATGATCTACACTGGAAACGAGTTGCAGCTGTCTGCGTTTATCCTCAGAGAGTTCCCGACGCAGTTCAGTTCTTTAAGGAGTGCTCAATCAAAAATGTGGGGGTTGCTTctg TGGCAACTGGATTTCCAACTGGCCAATATCCACTTGAGTCAAGACTACTGGAAATCAAATATGCAGTGGAGCAAGGTGCCACTGAGATTGATGTGGTCATCAGTCGATGTCTCGTTCTAACAGATCAGTGGGATGCCCTGTACCATGAAATATCAGAGATGAAGAAAGCTTGTGGTGATGCTCACATGAAAACAATCCTGGCTGTTGGAGAATGTGATTCTTACGAGAATATTTACAAAGCCTCGCTAATTGCAGCTCTAGCAGGTTCTGATTTCATCAAAACATCCACTG gtaaagAGACCGTTAATGCCACTCTTGATGTTGGAATCATCATGTGTAGAGCCATCCGAACAATCTATGAAGTGACAGGAAAAAAG ATTGGATTCAAGCCAGCAGGAGGGATCAAGACTTCCAAAGATGCGATTGAGTGGCTTTCATTAGTCAAATGTGAACTAGGAGACGAGTGGCTAAATCCCTCGTTGTTCCGAATTGGAGCTTCAAGTGTTTTAGATGATATTGTCACCTCTATCATACACAGAGCCAGACCGCCCGCTGTTGAAATCATCTAG